From Glycine max cultivar Williams 82 chromosome 11, Glycine_max_v4.0, whole genome shotgun sequence, the proteins below share one genomic window:
- the LOC100780605 gene encoding cytochrome P450 71D8 has translation MEYSPLSIVITFFVFLLLHWLVKTYKQKSSHKLPPGPWRLPIIGNLHQLALAASLPDQALQKLVRKYGPLMHLQLGEISTLVVSSPKMAMEMMKTHDVHFVQRPQLLAPQFMVYGATDIAFAPYGDYWRQIRKICTLELLSAKRVQSFSHIRQDENKKLIQSIHSSAGSPIDLSGKLFSLLGTTVSRAAFGKENDDQDEFMSLVRKAITMTGGFEVDDMFPSLKPLHLLTRQKAKVEHVHQRADKILEDILRKHMEKRTRVKEGNGSEAEQEDLVDVLLRLKESGSLEVPMTMENIKAVIWNIFAAGTDTSASTLEWAMSEMMKNPKVKEKAQAELRQIFKGKEIIRETDLEELSYLKSVIKETLRLHPPSQLIPRECIKSTNIDGYEIPIKTKVMINTWAIGRDPQYWSDADRFIPERFNDSSIDFKGNSFEYIPFGAGRRMCPGMTFGLASITLPLALLLYHFNWELPNKMKPEDLDMDEHFGMTVARKNKLFLIPTVYEAS, from the exons ATGGAATATTCTCCATTGTCCATTGTTATTACCTTCTTTGTGTTCTTGCTCTTGCATTGGCTAGTTAAAACTTACAAGCAAAAATCGAGTCACAAGTTGCCCCCTGGCCCATGGAGGTTACCCATCATTGGTAACCTCCATCAGCTAGCATTAGCAGCTTCACTTCCTGATCAAGCTCTCCAAAAACTTGTCCGCAAATATGGACCTCTCATGCACCTCCAACTAGGTGAAATTTCAACACTTGTTGTGTCCTCCCCCAAGATGGCTATGGAGATGATGAAAACCCATGATGTTCATTTTGTGCAGAGGCCCCAACTTCTGGCTCCACAATTTATGGTCTATGGGGCAACAGATATTGCTTTTGCTCCATACGGTGATTATTGGAGGCAAATCAGGAAAATATGTACCTTGGAGCTTCTAAGTGCCAAGAGGGTCCAATCTTTCTCTCATATCAGACAAGATGAGAACAAAAAACTCATACAATCAATTCACTCATCCGCAGGCTCACCAATCGATCTTAGTGGGAAACTTTTCTCTTTGTTGGGAACCACTGTTTCAAGGGCAGCGtttggaaaagaaaatgatgacCAAGATGAGTTTATGTCTTTGGTCAGAAAAGCTATAACAATGACAGGAGGATTTGAAGTGGATGACATGTTTCCTTCATTGAAACCGTTGCATTTACTGACCCGACAGAAGGCCAAAGTGGAGCATGTTCACCAGCGGGCAGACAAAATCTTAGAAGACATTCTCAGAAAGCATATGGAAAAACGAACAAGAGTAAAAGAAGGCAACGGTAGTGAAGCGGAGCAAGAAGATCTTGTTGATGTTCTTTTGAGACTCAAAGAAAGTGGCAGCCTCGAGGTTCCAATGACGATGGAGAACATCAAAGCTGTGATATGG AACATATTTGCTGCTGGAACTGATACCTCAGCATCAACATTGGAGTGGGCAATGTCAGAAATGATGAAAAATCCAAAAGTGAAGGAGAAGGCACAAGCTGAATTAAGACAAATATTCAAAGGAAAGGAAATAATACGTGAAACTGATCTAGAAGAACTTAGTTACCTGAAGTCAGTGATCAAAGAAACGTTGAGGTTACACCCTCCTTCTCAGTTGATTCCTAGAGAGTGCATCAAATCAACCAACATTGATGGGTACGAAATACCAATAAAAACTAAAGTCATGATAAACACATGGGCAATTGGAAGAGATCCCCAGTATTGGAGTGATGCAGATAGGTTTATCCCAGAGAGATTCAATGACAGTTCTATCGATTTCAAAGGAAATAGCTTTGAGTATATACCTTTTGGGGCAGGAAGGAGAATGTGTCCAGGCATGACATTTGGATTGGCTAGCATTACGCTTCCATTAGCTTTATTACTCTATCATTTTAATTGGGAACTCCCAAATAAGATGAAACCTGAGGATTTGGATATGGATGAACACTTCGGAATGACAGTTGCAAGAAAAAACAAGTTGTTTTTGATTCCCACTGTTTATGAAGCTTCATGA
- the LOC100777769 gene encoding cytochrome P450 71D8-like: MYWVQKVIGSVGGFELADLFPSMKFIHFITGTKAKLEKLLNRVDRVLENIVREHLERQIRAKEGRILVDEDEDLVDVLIRVQQADTLDIKMTTRHVKALILDVFAGGIDTSASTLEWAMTEMMKNPRVREKAQAELRQAFREKKIIHESDIEQLTYLKLVIKETLRLHPPTPLLIPRECSEETIIAGYEIPVKTKVMINVWAICRDPKYWTDAERFVPERFEDSSIDFKGNNFEYLPFGAGRRICPGISFGLASIMLPLAQLLLYFNWELPNGMKPESIDMTERFGLAIGRKNDLCLIPFIYDP; the protein is encoded by the exons ATGTATTGGGTTCAGAAAGTGATAGGATCTGTGGGAGGATTCGAACTTGCTGATTTGTTTCCTTCAATGAAGTTCATACATTTCATAACTGGGACGAAGGCCAAATTGGAGAAGCTGCTCAATAGGGTTGACAGGGTGCTGGAAAACATTGTCAGAGAGCATCTAGAAAGGCAAATAAGAGCAAAAGAAGGAAGAATTTTAGTTGATGAGGACGAAGATCTTGTTGATGTTCTTATCAGAGTCCAACAAGCTGACACTCTCGACATCAAAATGACCACTAGGCACGTCAAAGCTTTGATATTG GATGTATTTGCTGGTGGAATTGATACTTCAGCATCAACATTAGAGTGGGCAATGACAGAAATGATGAAAAATCCAAGAGTGAGGGAGAAAGCACAAGCCGAGTTAAGACAAGCATttagagagaagaaaataattcaTGAAAGTGATATAGAGCAGCTTACTTATTTGAAGTTGGTGATCAAAGAGACATTAAGGCTACACCCACCTACTCCTTTATTGATCCCTAGAGAATGCTCTGAAGAAACCATCATTGCTGGGTATGAAATACCTGTCAAAACTAAAGTGATGATAAATGTATGGGCAATTTGTAGGGATCCCAAATATTGGACTGATGCAGAGAGGTTTGTCCCAGAAAGGTTCGAGGATAGTTCTATTGATTTCAAAGGGAATAACTTTGAGTACCTACCATTTGGGGCAGGAAGAAGAATATGTCCAGGCATCTCATTTGGTTTAGCAAGTATTATGCTTCCATTGGCTCAATTACTTTTGTATTTCAACTGGGAGCTCCCAAATGGGATGAAACCTGAGAGTATAGATATGACTGAACGCTTCGGATTGGCTATTGGGAGGAAAAATGATTTGTGTTTGATTCCCTTTATTTATGATCCTTGA